The nucleotide window ttcttcttgaGGCTTGCAAACCTCCTTATCAGTCAATGGTTGCTTCATTTAGAGTCATCATGAGTTATGCATGTTATGGACAATGTCTTTTTATACATGATATTAGTAGGAGAGGGTTTATTGCTTATAATTGTCATTAATAGGCTCATCGTGTAGGATAGGATAATTTATTTTAGACTCCATGCTATTTATATAAAGCTATTCAGGAACTTCCTGCTGAACATCCTCTTACTGCTGTCTTCAACATTCACGATTGTCCCAAGCAACTCCTTTTGGTCACGTTGGGCCACTAAGAAATCCTTCTACAACACCTGCACTGAATTTATCAACAGCAACAACTGGTTAACTTTCATTGGTTTTAGAGTTGTTTTGGTATTCAGGAAAATAGCTTTTGGTGACATTGTCTACTATATAGGTTGAGTGCATAGCAACTCCATTTTGTGCATGTTAGTTTGTCTAATCTTAAAAATTTGGTAGTGGGTCAATGGAGTTTGTTGTTCCACAAGTGGATGCATCAGCATTCTTTCCCATTTTAGTTCGTTTTGCAGCAACTGAGACATTTAGTGATCTGAAGGTTTGTGGTTTCCTTTGTGCTCATGAAGGTAATTGTTATTTATTCCATCTTTGCTTTGCGTACATGTAAACTATATATTTTACTTGGATATATCATTTTGGTTAGAATTATGGaagttgtttttaaaaacaatattgaAAATTTGGGAGGCTTATGACAATTTCTTTTTACTGTGATTACTGAATATAAGATTTTGCTTTTTGTAGGATGTATGGGATTATTATGCTTTGGAGGTACTCCAGCAGGCCACTGGTATGTTATCAGCTACCTGTAAAATCTGCCAATCTTATAATAGATGATACTAATATGCGTTGATGGAAACCACGAGAAATCATGGAACTGCTATTTTATTTGATATCTTCAATCTCGCGAAATTACAATTGCGGTATTACAAGTATTGTGTTGATGAAATTACAATTGTGATTGTTGTCATTGGAATTGCAGCGTTATAAGCATTGTTGTTGCGGCATTATAATTGTGATTGTTTTCGCCGCAGTTATGGCGTTACAATTGTGATTGTTGTCGTTGCCGTTGCAGTTGCTGCATTACAACCATTGCGGTTGAGGCGTTATAAGCATTGTGGTTGCGGCATTAGAATTGTGATTACTTATGTTGCAGTGTTACAATTGGCTCATTTCATTTCCAAGTAACATCAAATGTGATGCTATTTGTACATCATATTTTATTTGATGTTATTTGTACAAATTCGGTTTCATTCTCACTTCATGCATTGCGttaatattatgttttattttgatCATGTTTTCTGTCAACATATAAACTACTGTTCTTAACTGCTTAATATAATCTCTTTGTAAGGGTGTTTTTTTCTTCGAATAATATTTGATCTCTCTTTGTACAGGTGCTTTTTTGAATGCACATCCAAAGTCACGCAACCTATAAATTGCAAAGATCATGAACTGTGCCCAGATCTGTATAGTGGGTTGTCATTAGTGTCGATTGCACAAGTTTGGTGAATTGATCGGTTTGGGTTGTTGTAGAGTTTCACCATCAACTGCTGTAATTTTGTTACTGGTTATATGTTTCAACTTCTATTTGTTTCAAGGTTGTTTGTCAAATATATATGATGCAATACTGCTACTGAGAGTAATCGACGCGTTTTGCAAGTCTGATAAGGTCGGTAAAGCATTCCAACTGCTGGAGGAAATGAAGACAAAGAGTCTACAACCCACTGCTGTAACTTATGGTTCTATTGTTGATGGAGTAGCTAAAATTGAAAGGTTGAGGAAGCATACATGTTATTTGAAGAAGGTTGAGGAAGCATACATGTTATTTGAAGAAGCAAAATCAATAGGTGTTGATTTAAGCAACATAGATTCATTCTAATTAATATGTTCTTACAAACTTAGCAATGTTTCTTTTGATTCCACATtgtataaatattacattttaAAGATTCATTTACACAACTTTGAATTCAATacattttattatgtattaaaaatatataaatatgagcttgacaaataaataaataattataacaatTCACTCTAAAAGTGAGTCAAATATTAAAACTTGAAACTTTAAAGTGAATTTTAAAATTATCTCAACCACttattctctttctcttttcaataaattaattattaattataattataaattataataaattgtgaATCATTCTCATAGAGTCATTATATATTCccttctttaaatattttttcaataatgtgatttaatattttttcaataagtgatttaatattttttatcccAATCACTTATACTCTTTTTCTAACTTATTTATTGGAATAATtagtctattaatttcttttctaaCTTAAAGCATAAAAAAAACAGTATATGTGAATCAAGCCGAAtagtatattaatatttttttaagatgcCTATTACTTGAACTTATTTATTgattttaacttttctttatttatgagtttgaaatttgatttcatatatcatacataaaTATCTTTTCACatcaaagtaaaataaaataaaccaataATAAATGTAACAGTTTTAAAATATTTGCAATTTTAAATATGGTAATTATGAGGATATATTTTTTTTCcccaattcaaaataatttaaataaaattaggagatttaaatattcttaattgcatcataattatatttatatatattctaCATTGAACTCTAAATTAAGGTTATATTTGgatattcaaatatttcattACTAATTtcagtatttatttttatttttcaatttaatattattaatatttttaataatgttgatcaactatagaaaataaattttggCCAAATGATGTGATTTCATTTTTtataacacaaaattaaaaatatttatttttattcacatTTTCCTATAAATGACTCAatataaatattttctattttaaacttaatttaaaaATTCATTAATGTTTGGGAAAGAAAAATTCTCATAGaatcaattaaatataataaagggGAATAAATTCTTTGGCAAATTTTAGTTTTACACATGTCAAATTCTCATATCTATTACTATTTTTAAgaatacaaataatatattaaatctttaaataatacaaatatatctatattaatatctattaacaataaatacttttttatttaaggaattttttttatgtatactaCTTATAACAAAGACATATTATAATAGATTATAATGTTaccataaatttatttataaattataagtagttctaaaatattttttttacttaaagaaattttaacccgtgcctcgcacgggtatacaTTTAAGTCATTATTTTCCGTGCctctaaaatattattgattttgtttgtaaaatattttttaaaatttttttatttaagtcattattatatataattttataaccaaatatttgaaaatatgttGAATTTTAGAAGTGATAAATTTTAGAAGAAATGATAGAAAATAAAGATTTGTTTTAATTGAATGAAATTTTTTCAATTGATTTCGTTTAAAAAATTGAGGATAGGTTGAATGTTTAAATTAATAAGACGAATCGAAATAATTGTTAGTGatatatcaattatattaaatttgaaaaaaaattagttttatatattaaaattttaacgaATAAGTAAGATTTATGAAATTGATCTATAATATATGTGTAAATCCTTTTCATTTAAAGGAATAATTTGTTGACAATCTAAACTATTTTTGTATTAGTAGCTCAAATCCAAAAATAACTCAATATATATTATTTGACATATGTTTATTGAGTTAGAATTTGCATGGATGGTAATCTttgacaataaataaataaataattatatgttTTTTAATATGATACCGATAATAAAAGTAAGAATTTGAATTGTAAATAATACCTGACAATAAATAgtgaaaaaattgtttttatttattctttttataatttacaaaaaaaattagttaaattaatttgtgtatgtatactattaataacaataacattttatctatacaatagtaatcttactataagtaaaatttctaaattataaatattttttaaatatttttttttacttagaaaatatttaacccgtgcctcgcacgggtctacgTACTAGTAGATAGTTATAGAAGTTATAAATTATTcgatttataatataaataatatgggaAAATGCtcgttattatatataaaataaaattaacaaacgtttttaaaagtaaaacaaaatacagaaacaaaacaataaaaaaacatttgaaaCAGGAATCGAAGTTTTTATATAATACCAACCTCTCTTCATTAACGTCGTACGTACAAACGATCATTCTCTCCCAAGTCCCTCAAAAGTCTCCAAATTTCAATCTTCAATTTGATTCTTCCCTATCCAAGGTTCTTTCTCTCTCTCGATTTTGCATGTTATATGTTtcttaattagggttttgattttaattagggtttagataTTGTTGAGCAATGGTAGCAATGTCATCTCTTCTTGTCAATGGAATTCCCCAATTTCTTCCCCAACCCATGTCACAAGTTGTCAATGGAATTCCCCAATTTCTTCCCCAACCCATTTCGGTTAACGTAAAACTTAACCCCAATTTTTCCAAATCAAGAGCTTCGGCTTTCAAGGTTAGGGCAAACAGTTGTGATGATCACCAAGTTGACAACTTCCTGAAAAGGGATTATAAGtggggatttaatcaagaaattgaCTCATTTTCGCTACCCAAAGGCCTAACCGAGGAAACTGTTAGGTTAATATCTGCAAGAAAAAATGAGCCTGATTGGATGCTTGACTTTAGACTTAAAGCATATCACAAGTTTTTGAACATGAAAGACCCAAACTGGTCTGACAACAAATACCCAAAAATAGATTTTCAGGATCTCTGTTATTACTCCGAGCCAAACAAGAAACCAACTATGAATAGTCATGATGAGCCTACACCTAAGCTACTCGCCTACTTTGATAGGCTCGGGGTTcctctcttagaaaacaagacgGATAATGTAGCTGTAGATGTTGTTTGTGATAGTGTTTCGATTGCAACCACTCATAAGAAGACTTTGGAGGAAAAGTCTGGCGTGATATTCTGCGCTATATCCGAAGCTGTAAGGGAGTATCCTGATTTGGTTAAGAAGTATTTAGGAAAGGTTGTACCTTCTGATGATAACTTTTATGCAGCCTTGAATTCTGCTGTGCATGGGGATGGTACGTTTGTATATATTCCCAAGAATGTCAAGTGTCCAATGCAAATATCAACATATTTTAGGATTAATGCAAAAGAGTTTGGTCAGTTTGAGAGGACATTGATTGTTGCAGAAGAGGGTAGTTTTGTGGAGTACTTGGAAGGATGTACTGCACCCGTTTACGATACTAATCAGTTACACGCAGCGGTAGTTGAATTATATTGTCATGAAAGAGCAGAGATTAAATATCTTACAAAGCAGGATTGGTATGCTGGTGACGAGCATGGGAGAGGTGGGATATATAACTTTGTCACCAAGAGGGGACTCTGTGCTGGGGCCAGATCAAAGATATCTTGGACACAGGTGGAAATAGGATCAGCAATTACATGGAAGTATCCAAGTGTTGTTCTAGAGGGTGATGAATCAGTAGGGGAGTTTCATTCGGTAGCACTGACTAATAACTATCAGCAGGCAGACACAGGGACAAAGATGATACATAAGGGGAAGAATACTAGGAGTAGAATCATATCTAAAGGTATTTCTGCTGTGCATTCCAGAAATTGTTATAGAGGACTTGTGCAGGTAATGTCAGGTGCAAACGGAGCTAAAAGCTCCTCACAGTGCGACTCCATGCTTGTTGGAGATACTGCAGCTGCAAATACCTACCCATACATTCAGGTAGTTACTTTTTGAAAATGTTCTATtgattttttgtaattttgtttaCATCCTCTTGATGTTAATGTCTATGCCTCGGTTCATGGTTTCCACTTAAGGTTTTTGCTAGGTTATTCTTGTTTTATATATTACATTTAATGAGGCGTTGTCAAGTTGATTTCTTATTTGGCTTTGCAAATTGACCCtataatattttttcaatgatATATTTTTCATCAAATTTTATTCAACACAAACAAAAATATCTACGACCAAagttcaatttttaaaaagtaaaaaaagtcAAAAGTGGACAATCATTTAAGAACGGAGGGAGTGTTGTAGAAATATGATATCTAGGATTTTGATTGTTGTGTCGACGGTGAACTGTCGTGGACATACAATTGCATTATTGAATAATGTTTGAAATTTAATGCCTTGCTTGTGTTTATTCTTCACAGTCTAAGAATCCTTCTGCTCGGATTGAACATGAAGCTACAACATCGAAAATTGGTGAAGATCAATTGTTTTACTTTCAACAGAGAGGAATCGACTATGAGAATGCCATGTCGGCTATGATAGTTGGATTCTGTAGAGATGTAATCGATGATCTTCCATATGAATTTGCTTCTGAAACAAAACAGTTGTTGAGCCTGAAACTAAAAGGATCTGTGGGTTAGGTTCCATAGCCGCTGGATGCTTTTGCTGCTGAAGATGTTATAGACTGTTTACTTGATGATGAATATGTAAAGAATAATTTAgttctttagttttttttttcttgaactATGCAACAGTAAAATGGTAGCATTTCGCACCAACGGTGTTCTGCCATCATAATCTTTTTTGTTGGGATCACTGAATTGAGTCCGTCCGTCAAGTGCACTTCTAGAGGTTTGCTGTCTTTGTGGTGGCTATCAAACATTTATCTTAATATATTTCACCCAAAATAGGTTATTGATAGGTGGAATTATTTTGTTATCCcttttcaaatttgttttctaTTTAAATATAAACCAGAATATGCAATTCTAACAGTAACCAGAAATAGAATGTAGTGCTTGATATAGCCACTTTAATTCTAGTTTTAGACCGTTAAGATGAAAAACAAATTGATGTAAAAAGAGATAAAAGAAACAAGAATGAACTTGCAAACCAAAACTTGAAACCCTTGTTGCTATTCGTTTTATAAATCTGCTCTTTGTCTGTTTCGCAATGACATTTATTATTGTTTGCAATGTTTTTGTGTGTTGCAGGTGGTCCAATAGCTGCATGCGTTGGTTGTGCTCGCTTTGCCGCATTTTCTGTCGTAATAGACAGTTTTTGGAGAGGCATCAATAAGTAAATTGACTGGGGCCAATTTTGTTTTCTTCAATCATAGTTCGATTTCTTAATGAAAATGTTCGTTTTCTTCAATCATAGTTTGATTTCTTGATGAAAATGTTGTTTTCTTCAATCATAGTTTGATTTCTTGATGAAAATGTTTTCCCCATATGATAAAAGGAACATGATAGGGAGCAACACATATTACAGTGTAATTTGTTTGTATACAATGTCATTGGCGGATACATTTCTACATTAGTATTGGAAAATTCTATGTATTACAAACTATTAATAATTGGGACCGGCTCTTTCAAATGTTTAGAACAACAAAAAAAGCAGTACTAGTATTAGTTAGGTCAGTGCTGTGAGATGCCGATAGGGTTTATGCAAATTCCGGTTGGTATAGCAGGTCCATTGTTGTTGGATGGAGTTGAATATACAGTACCAATGGCTACAACGGAGCGTTGTCTTGTTGCGAGTACTAATAGAAGGTATAAAGCTACTCATGCTTGTGGCGGAGCTTCGTCGGTTTTGCTTCGAGATGGAATGACTAGAGCACCTGTTGTTAGGTTTTCATCTGCTAAAAGAGCTGCTCAGTTGAAGATTTACTTGGAAGATCCACTCAATTTTGATGCTCTTTCTCTCACTTTCAACAAGTATGAATTTCTCTTCATTATTCCTTTTGGTTATGGATTTTTGTTATTAGGTTAACAAATGTGTATTAATTTTGATGCAATTGAGATCAAATGATTTAGGGGTTTTTGAATCCTCTCAAATAGAAAATTAGGTTGAGGGATGTGTTGATTGAAAGGATTTGAATCTAGCTGAAAAAGTCGAACGGCCCCCCCTGCAATGGCAtagatttaaatttcaaatttatttgtcTTTGATCCCACATCCCTTCAGCATTGCAGTGGATCAAAGTCTGTGAAAAGCAAGACCgcctttgagggcgtgcaaggcgGGCTACCGCACAGTGTACAAAGTTTGACACGTTTAAATCGTGTCAAAAAAAGGccttctaaaatatttttcagAGTTAAACCATGACAAAACAGGACTTCTATTTGATTTGTCACACTTCAATCGTGGTTAGGGTCTCCGAAATCTGAAGACCGTCCAGGACAGCAAATAGGAGAGAAATAAAGAGAATGGAGAGGGAATAAATTGATGAGATGGAGAAGATCCACAATTAGGTGTTGATTGACACACCTATGTTTCGCATGCAAAATTATAGAAAATCTTAGTTCATAAATTGATCTAAATGTTGAGAGATCAAAACTTTTAGGGGTTGGAGTTGATGGAGAGGTCAGATAGAATCCAATTTATG belongs to Vicia villosa cultivar HV-30 ecotype Madison, WI unplaced genomic scaffold, Vvil1.0 ctg.000144F_1_1_1, whole genome shotgun sequence and includes:
- the LOC131624613 gene encoding UPF0051 protein ABCI8, chloroplastic-like; translated protein: MVAMSSLLVNGIPQFLPQPMSQVVNGIPQFLPQPISVNVKLNPNFSKSRASAFKVRANSCDDHQVDNFLKRDYKWGFNQEIDSFSLPKGLTEETVRLISARKNEPDWMLDFRLKAYHKFLNMKDPNWSDNKYPKIDFQDLCYYSEPNKKPTMNSHDEPTPKLLAYFDRLGVPLLENKTDNVAVDVVCDSVSIATTHKKTLEEKSGVIFCAISEAVREYPDLVKKYLGKVVPSDDNFYAALNSAVHGDGTFVYIPKNVKCPMQISTYFRINAKEFGQFERTLIVAEEGSFVEYLEGCTAPVYDTNQLHAAVVELYCHERAEIKYLTKQDWYAGDEHGRGGIYNFVTKRGLCAGARSKISWTQVEIGSAITWKYPSVVLEGDESVGEFHSVALTNNYQQADTGTKMIHKGKNTRSRIISKGISAVHSRNCYRGLVQVMSGANGAKSSSQCDSMLVGDTAAANTYPYIQSKNPSARIEHEATTSKIGEDQLFYFQQRGIDYENAMSAMIVGFCRDVIDDLPYEFASETKQLLSLKLKGSVG